The genome window GCTTCTTCTTAATATAATGCAGCTTTTTTAGTTATTTGGCCAGGAAATTCCTGCAGACATAGTATTAGCCCGGTACACCACGACATAACTGTTCCTCTGTTTGTTTTTTTGTGTGCAGTAGAGCCTCAGATACAACTAATGTTTATTGATCAGGTTCTGATTGTCAATATTGAAATGTTTATTTGGTCAGGTTCTGATTGTCAATATTGAAGAACTTGCACCAATAATTTGCACTCTGAAGGTTTCTTTTGAAGGCCTAGGGCCTTCAAAAATGTTTTTACTTTAGTGCTGCAGATCATGGAAAAATGTTTTCCATGATGGCCTGCTGATCAGGTTTGTCTGTCTATTTATTTTTGCTACTACAGTcgtgtatattttatttaaaagattaTATCCAAATGCGCATATAGAATTATGCTTTCTATGTGTTGATTGCTGGGTTAGTATTAACTATTAACAATGGAGTTCAGGCTAATCCCCTTCTATATAAATGATATTTCTTGGAATCTTGGAACTAGTTGTActctataaaaaattattattcgaaTCAACAAGACAATAGACAAAGCACTGAAATAGGAAACCAAGTAATCAAACAGCCTTGAGGGTTCACTTATGTCTTCCATTATATGAAGAAGAAACCAAAATGAGATAGTTGACACTATATCAAGATTGGTTTTGGCTGATAAAGTAATAGTTTGTTGTCCAAATGATGCTCAAAACCAATTTAATCAGTCAACACTAAATAGACTTGGCTCTTcttttattcaattaatcaGCAGGTCTTGCCAAAACTACTTATTAAGTTTTTTATTCTCTCTGTTATGTCTCTACTGACTCTCTTCATAGGTTTCTTTTAGTTCCTGCTTTTTTAAAGAAAGTGTTTTTACCACCGGGACTTCGCTGCCACCAAAATCCTTTCTTCCTGATTCAGCATAAAACCGCCTTCCGACCTCAACACTTCCATAAACATGACCACTTGCCTTACTTCTCTTCTTACTGACTGCTTCCACAAGTTTGTCCCCTTTAACTGATTTAACTAACTTCTGCATTAAACTTGGAATTCGGATCATTTTTGCCAAAAATGCTATGATATGTTGTTGATTTGTCTCCCCCTTTTTTAATTCTACAGTgagttggattttttttaaccgaaaacgaagttatacaattttttttacaatttttttacaatttaaccgaaaacgaagttatacaattttttttattcgaaaaatcatctaaaattatgcaatatctgaACATGATTCTGCAactgaataataatcatctagaattattctgttgtagaatcagtttcaaaaatatactttttcatcaaattttaagtgtcaaattacttaaaatagatatatgttataaaattctatattaaaaacatgttttatatgtattttataatagaatttataataaaattgatgatttacgATCGTATAACTCCAACTCCATGTAAGGAGTATCTTTCCTAAATATTGGCCTTACATATATATTGTACCAAATAGAAACAGAATAGGTATAGGATCAGATAACCTAATTAGAAACAGAATAGGTAAAGGACATCAAATAACCTAAGATTAGATGTTTATATAGGGTAACACTCCATAgtataccctcttatatggagttacgtagcacatcattataaatatatacataatatatattctattatatttttaatgaaatataattgcaaattttgattattaaaccgaaaacgaagttatacaatttttttattccaaagatcatctaaaattatgcaagtttctcaacatgattctataacagaataataatcatccggaattattctgttgtagaattagtttcaaaaatatacttttttaaatcaaattataagtgttaaattacttaaaatagatttattttatagtattcaatattagaatcacgttttatatgtattctataacagaatttaaaataaaattgatgatttatagtggcgcactatgtaactccatataaggagtccctctctggaatgttggcatgtttatatatataggggtttgttcaaatacaaaccaactttatcataaaaacctaaaaaccaatttcaaaactaaacaaatatccccccaaactcttaaaaactaacaatatcacCCCCCCTAGCTTTGCCATCAACTTCCCCAAACTTACACTTTCCACCCCGCCACGTCACCCCGCCACGTCAGCGCAGGGGGTgccccactgctgacgtggcactgccacgtcagcactgggtcacacccactgctgacgtggcactgccacggcatctgccacgtcagcacctgctgacgtggcactgccacgtcatctgccacgtcagcagtgggctgacccagtgctgacgtggcagctgatgtggcagtgccacgtcagcaggtgctgacgtggcagatgatgTCAGCAGTGGGCCCcccctgaaaattaaaaaaaaataaaaaataaaaagattggagtgctcatagcaaaaatgggagtggaaatagtggtttttaggtttgtatgagagtgtggtttgtagtggaataagcccctatatatatattatagtttaTAGAGATGAATGACCTACGCTAAATATTATCTTTTGAGTCTGAATATTAATCCGGCCGGTGTGGTTTGTGTTTTTGTGTTATCTTGTGTTGAATTCTGATATGGATGATATACTCATAGTTATAGCTCATATGTTAACTTGTTGTGAGGATCTCTACAGAATTTCAGCCGTGTCAGAATCATGGAATTCAGTTGTTTCTGGTTTGAGCCGAGATAAGAAGCCGTTGCAGCTGCCTCCTGAGTCTCCGCTTCTCTTTCTTGCTGAACAAGTAGCCGAAGGTAGTGCCTTTAGTTGTGATTTCAACGACGAATATCATGAAGAGGGCATGGTTGAGATCAATGTTGAGGATGAGGATGAGGATGAGGATCAGGATGAAGAGCACTACTGCTATCATGAACTGTATGATTATCGAAAAAGTTCAGTCACTGGAACTCGTGGTTTACATCGTCTTGCAACAGGAAAAAACATATGATGTAGAGCTACCAGAGGCTTCTGGAAGACTAATTCTGGGAACAAATAAAGGATGGCTGGTAACTCTAGGGAGAGATTTGCAAATCAGTTTGTTGCATCCTTTATTACGACAAGAAATTCCACTGCCACACATGGGCACCTTCCTCCACCAACATTATGCCATGTCTCCTATCTCACCTGAAGATGCATCCGAAGAGTTTATTCTAAGAGTTGCAATGTCTTGTAAACTACATCCAAGTAAAAACAATGGTATGTATTCGTCAAACCCGATTGTTATGGCCATTTATGGTGCACGCAGATATTTGGCCTATGCTAGATTAACAGACAAAGTGTGGACTGAAGTTTTCTTCCCCATTATGGCCCCTTTTATAGAGGATATTGCTTGCTATAAAGGAAAATTTTATGCCCTCAATGGCAGGGGAGATCTATTTGTGTGTGATATTGACGATAATTCTGAAACCCAAGGACGGGCCAAGGGAACAAAAATTTTTTCCCGGCCAACTGACCTTGATATTGGCATAAATTATGACAATTCAAGAACCTACTTGGTTGAATCAGAATTTGGTTTTTGGTTAGTTGTGCGGGAATTCAaagcaaaatattttaaagcacCTCATAGGGCAAGAGTAAAATACCGTACATGTAACTTCACATTATGGAAGATGGAACTGAAATATTCTGATCATCCCTCTGAATTACCTTCATGTACCTGCATTCCAGAGAATAACTTGGGCGACCAGGCATTATTCATCGGCAGAGCTACATGTCTATCGCTACCATCTTCGCAATACATAAGGCCTAACTGCATCTACTTCACAGATGACACGGAAGTGTCTTTTCACAAAGGAGGGGGACATGATATgggaattttcaacatggaaacTCACACCATAGAACCTTTTTTTCAGGGAAAATCTATACATCCCATCTCCCCCCCACTCTGGTATATTTGAATTCTGTATAAATTTTCGGGGAACCATCCATCATAATCTCCTTTACTATTTCCAtgactctctctctatatatatatattccttcACTATTTTCCAATGTCTATCTGATATACTGTTGAATCTTGTATTCTGCATTTCCTCTGCAATTTTCTGTGTATACATTTATAAAGTCAATTAGATTTTGAAGACAAGCACTAATTCATTGGCGTTGTATCAACTGTCAAACCTTTTATGATGCTTATGTGGAGAACAAGAGGAACTCTAGCTGATTATATTCCTAGACATGAATTTACTCAAAGCAGTAAACACAATTCACTTTAGAATGAAAAGAAAGATATGCCCATCGAAGTAGACACTAATAATGAACATAGATTACGAATATAATCACCAAGAGCTCCTCATGCTAGAGCCACAAGCACTGTATATAGTTTTCTCATCTTGTGGTTTGTCTCCAAACCAGGGTGTCTGCTCAAGAAAACAAATGTTGCAGGAAAGTTATTTACTCAATACAAATGTGCATTAGCTTCCATTAGGGATTAATTATTCGATTACACAAGCTAGAATGGCATTTCCAAGACAACTTAATATACTTCATTAACATTTGAGGTAGGCGTTAAATTCCCTAGCACGCAAGACAAATATTTATTGTTAGACCACTCTTTTTTTGGGCATAGAATTTATGACAAACATATACTTTTCAGAACCCACTATACTTCTTGCACTGTTTTTATTGCGAACGCATTACTGTAGAACTTGGTTGAATATAAGAGATGGAACACAAGCTATAACTGAATATCATAGAaacttaaataattattcttacCTGCTAAGAGTATCATCATCTATCTTTCCAAGGGATGCAACAATACCAAGCACTCCCTTAATTAACGGAAGTTGAGACCCCTGAGTATGGAGTGTCTTTAGCTGACACACAATTCCAGCTgcagaatttgtgtgctttagATTATGTTGAATCATCTCTACATCCCTCTTAGTTTTGGAAAGGTCGCCTCTCTCCGCCATTAGTCCATCTGAAGAATGATACTTGCCAAGAGTAACAATATTAAGCAATTTACAGTCAATTATGAGTCACATTGGTCTGATATATGTTACTTTCCCCATTCTGTCTTCTTTATTTGGTCCTCAATCGCACAGTAGTCTGCTGTTAGACATGATGGTCCAGAGAATTTCAGGAATTTCACATCTGCTTCTTCCCTTCAAGAACTAGAAAGTACAAAGGAGTTCATATAAGCAAAACATGTTGTTAAGTAATACCTTTATCTAAATCCATAATTTGTTAGAGGAAGGCTTACTTAAATGGATCATATACTTTTCAACACAAATTGAACATATATTTAGCATGCTGATCTATAACGTAACGTAAAAGTAGTTCCCAGTTTTGGAACAAACTGCGTTGATGGCTTCAGTCTTCtttactaaaaattacattaacTTGAAAAAAATTCTTCGACTTTAAATTACATTAACTGAAGAACGTATATACAAAATAACTTTAAATGGACATCAGCTAACAGTATCCTAGCTCTAACATTTATCACAGTAAGAGGAAGCCTGTAGCTGCGGCAGGCACACATTTTGTATATGAGTAATATCAGGCATCAACAACTTTTTTATGTTCTGAAAAACAAAGCATTTTGTCAATTTGTCTTGTCAACTATAGATGCAaaagtaaacaaataaataaattagagaTTGACATATTCTTAAAGATTTAGCACAAAGTTGGgttttaaaagagaaaaaaggtTCTTGGACATACTGCAAAACAACCATCTACGCAAAGGAAAAGCTTTATTAGCCAATTCCGTTATATTTCTCTGACAGGCTCGAAAAACCAGTGGTTTGTTTACATGGTAACAAGAAATTGTAAGCCAAACAAAgatattttaatgattattttaaCTTTACAGGACCAAGAATAAACAGAGTTCTTGCATACTCGgttgtataaaaaaaaattaatatttaaagtcAAGTGAGCTTACACATCACCCAAAGCATATACTCCTTTGTTCATTATCATTCCACCATCCAAAGATAGGGCTCCATTTCTTATCCAGGGAACAGCCTGAATCATATCTTCCCTTGTTTGGTAAACTTGCACATGCGAGAACAGATCATAGAAAAGGGTCTCTCTGAGGCCATACCCATCACGTGTGACATTGAATAAGTTCTCTCTGTCAATATTGATCATATTCACAGCATCATCTATAAAGCCATGAGGAATTCCTCCATTAGGTGATCTTGGTTTTGGAATATCTGGCATCTTCTGTGGATCATCATTTATACAATCGCCAACATATGGGCTGCAGGGCATACATGATAAATGAGACATGAGTATTGAGTtgagaaataaaataaacatggTCTAGGGTCATATAAGAGAAAAATCAGGTACCTAAGATATTCAAGACAAATGACAAGAAATCGTCCATCTATAGTTCGTCTAATAGATGTTCCAAGTCTATGAATGCCTGCATACTTGTTTACCAAGCCTTCTTTATCATAAGACTCCATCGCTTTGACACTGTCCAGGGTCTTGCAAACCATTGCCAACATCTTATTTGTCCCCAACTACTCCAAGAGACGCCTAGCACATAAAAGATTGTAGTGTAGTTTTGAAATGttcaataaaacaaatataccaACATTTCAATCATTCAACTGCTAAATTAAGAGTGAAAGTCTTATACAACTTCACTAGACCATGTTCGATATCATGTACCATCAGTGTAAATGTAGAATCGTTACTTCGTTACTATCTGCTCATTGCTTATGCAAAATTATTTACAATAACGTGCTTAGTCTGCTCTAGTAGCTTCCCTTGGTTGTTCTACCTCTCCTAAACATTCTTTCTGTAAGGAGGATAAAATTTCCAGATTGGGAGTTGAAGTGGGACTGTGGGGAAGAGGCACATATGGAATGAACGTAACCAGTTCTTGCACCGTTATAATCCAATCCAAACTAATTCCCAGAAATCCATACTAACAACATATGTTGTCCTAAAAAGAATTATGTCAATGCTCtgtaaaatttcaaaatctatcataattttacccATTTACAACAAATGAGTTTTATAATAGCACTCGATGAAAACTAAAGTATGGAGCCACTACGATTCACTTTTAGTAGTGACTGATGAGAGATTGGCGCAATTTATCACTAGACACAAATAAAAAGTAGGAACTTGTTGGCCCGGGAAATTAGAAAAACTTAAAACCCGTAGAACTTGGTTGAATATAAAGGATGAAACACAAGCTATAATTGAATATCAatgataaaaactaaaacattatTCTTACCTGCTAAGAGTATCATCATTCATCTTTCCAAGGGATGCAACAATCTCAAGCACTCCCTTAGTCAATGGAAGTAGAGACCCCTGAGTATGGTCAGTCTTTAGCTGACACACAATTCCAGCTGCATAATTTGTATTCTTTAGATTATGTTGAATCGTCTCTACATTTAGTTTTGCAAAGGTCGCCTCTATCCGCCATTAGTCCATCTGAAGAATGATACTTGCCAAGAGTAACTGATTGTACATTTAGTGGAGGTCATACAAAAACACTGATTGACacgataataaattaaaaagtgtaaTATTCCTAAATCAATCTCTTTGGTTAAGGGAACTTTCTTGTAGAATTAGAAAGTATAGTATCACTAAGATGAAAAAGTATAGTTCGTTAAAAGACACGTAGAATATATAGGCAGTAGATATGAATGGAAGTTTCAGATATATATATGCAGAGCTATCTATGCATACTCTTCTATTAGCTGAAGGTAGATATATTCCCAAAAGAATTTGTTAGATTTGTTTCTAAGATGTATTACATGTTATTTTCTGAGAATCAGGTGGAAAAATTCTGAATATTTTTCTCAAACTATGATAATGAAGAAATAATTTCACGCTGACACTGGAACTCGGTAAATggtaataatatattacaacaTACCTTGCAAATTAAGAATGGTAACATCTATGAGGTTTTCCTTTCtccttaaaaattaatattgtcttCATGTTTCTTGATTGTTAGACCTTCCTGTTTCAAGGCATCCTGTAGTTTCTGCAAAATTGAACATAATGGAGATTCAATCATCAATAACAGACAAAAGCACAGTGATAGTTGGAGATAGCATAGTGAACTCTGATGTTCGTCATTACCTTGGAAGCATCCACAACAGCTTCCTTCTGTGAGAGTGTCCCAGTTTCAAGTTCACGCTTTTCCGTAATATCACACCAAGTTTCAAGTACGTTAATTATGAAATTGACAGATGGTGTTCTAATTGTTTGTTGCAAATGTTTAGCAATACTGAATGGTGAATATATGATATTGATTTAATATGCATCTCTATCAGTTTgttgtaatataataattatttcttCCAACATTGCAAGATTGGCcaatttttttaacttattcAAATGAAAATCTTACATCTTGCCTCATAAGGTATCATCTGCTAATGGCCAAGCCAGAGCAACAAAACATGCCTGATGAGGGTTCAAGAAAACCCAAAGGAATATTCTAAATGGTAAATCAAAATCTATAAAGAGTTAAGGATCTGCTCATAAGTCTTTTaatctataaataaaaaataatataaaaagtaacttaaatattaatgatcATATAATATCATAGAGGCAACAATTCTTTTAGTAAGGACACATCATTAAATATTcacaattataatataaaatgatactattaaattaataatatgctTTATTAAGGGGATACACGTCCCCACGCACCACTATGAAAATCAAACTTTGCATACTCAGTAAGTAGTAAAGACATATTCCTTTAAGTATgattattatatactccctccgtccctttaaatactatacactttccttttcgggatgtcccattcaattctatacatttcaaaacttccccaaaatagtaaacttttataatataaaaattccacccacccactaacttcatctacttttcccaatctatcacttaaatattaatgggtcccaccactttacctacttttctttctctttctcattactttacattactttatacacttttcttagtctccgtgcccaatacaaatgtatatatctcaaagggacggagggagtacctttAAGTAGGGAGGTTTTCCACCAATTGCTTGTCCTCTCGATGATCTGTGCAGGGATAAACCCATCTTTCCCCTGAAAAGTATAAGATAGATTGTAAACCATGTAAAAGCATAAGCTCGAACACAATATTTCATGAATATATTCAGATAAATTGACTTCAAAGCAAAAAATCATGATAAGGGTtgtatatttactatatttcaCCACAGTCCTCTAGCTCTAGCCGTATCTTTCTCGGTCGATTGTCAAATACAAGGTGGGTGTGATTTGTGAAAGCGTTTAATtatcaaaacaaatatatttactagGTTTCAGTAAACCTATAGCTTCAATTCAATGTGGAACAACTTCAAAGACTTACAAAGGGTGAAGGGCAAGacatatgatgatcttgaattACTTGCATACAGTGTGGTGGATGGTGCACATATTCATGCAATTAATATATACTAAAAGTAaaactttataagaaaaaaacaTGACCTGGAATTGGCTCTGAGATAGCAGACcaatttaaaataagtaaatCCTGACAAGAGTATATTTAACTTATTGCATAAGATAGTATCCCCTTAACCATGGTATGTTTGCATTCACTTGCAAGTTGTTCATATGTAGGCAAAATATTTCTCATATACTGCTCTCTCCTCTTACAGACTGCGGTTATTtttttctggaaaaaaaaagGATGGTAAACCACCAATCAAAACTAAACTGTCAACAACCATACTCAATGTTCCCTCAAAAAGCAAATCCATTGTTAAAGAACTGGGTAAGAAATTGTTGATGAACATTCAAGTTATACTTTATTAACATTAGAAAACAGAACTTATAATACCATTTCACAATAGAGTTCTCTTCACTAGCATCCATGCCAGGACCATTGTCAAATATGGAAATTTTGTCTTTGCTTATATCCACTCTGCAACGAAAGATAATGATCAGAATTGCATGTCACGAATATAAATTGTTTAAATGCTATAAATTTGAAACAGAATTAATCAAAGTCGTGAAAATCAGAGAGTTCTtacagtataattttttttaagaaaactaCAAAAAAATCTAATTGCATGTTACTTTAACGAATAATTCCTAACAGTAGTCCATTTATTCCAGAGTAATTGCCTATAAAAGATACTAGTAaccaagattgaaactacacaATTTAGCAGAGTAGTAGTTGCTACAATTTATAGTTGATCTAGGTAGTTAAATGAAACTTTTGCATAGCCTTGAAGATAGTTTCTTTAggtgattattatctttacaaatGTAGGGAAGTTCAGTGTTGCCAATTGTGTATGCAACTAATGACTGAAGTCTGTTTTCTTCATCGAGAAGCACCAATTATAATGATAAGAAAAACATGACAGGAAAAATGCATAATTTCTTTTCAAAACTATACCGCCATTGATCTGTAcacaggggcggatctagaccCATAATCTTAGgggggcaccaagcaaattttcaggaaaacacctatatattttcaaaatttgggggggcacttctataattttgtaaaatttagaatggtgaaaaaatgtaaaaaaaaattttagggGGAGCACGTGTCCCCccgtgcctcttcctagatccgcccctgtcTGTACATGCAACATAGTATGATAATACCACCATGATTTCAAAATTATACCGCCATATTTTAGATATGTACTGATTCCATCTCACAAAATCTCTTCATCAGAAGCATGCATTCAACTTTTTATTTACCTAATCAGTCGGTCCTTGTTCTTCTTGGACCAAATTGCTTGAAGAGAATTGTCCTGTAACAAAAACTTATTTAGCAGATTtcacatataaaaaaacaaacaaaccatGCCACCTTCAAGGCATGGGAAAAAGTATATATACTCACAATTATATAAGCAAGAGCAGTTTCAAAGGCATACTCTTGAGGTAGGTCCCTCAACAACTCAACATCTGGTGTCAAATCCCACATATTCTAGACACATAGTAAAAGAAcccaaaaagaaaatcaatacTTCAAAAACAGATACCTATAAAAATATACACAGTCacctcaaaaaaatattaatcttcTGTACCTCATAAACTTCATCTCCTTTGGACCATCCTAATTCGAAAAAACACGGCATTGAAGATTAgttattaaatcaaaaaaaaataatcaataaactCACATATCCTCAAAAAATCCACTAAAAAAACTTACATCAAGCCTCAATGTGCGAACCTTATTAGGATCATAACCCTCAAAATAGTTTAAAGCTTTAAACATTTTCTCGAAAATATTGATAAGGCACAAATCAGCACTATCCCAATCGATACTACTCCTCCTGATTTTGTCTGATTTTTTCATTCTATCATACTCCTCTCTCACCAAATCAGCAAACACCACAACAGGCATTTGCTTGGTTGCTGGCTCATCAACATGTAAACACAAACACAAGCCATTTGGCAGAAGAACCCGAAACTTTTACACTTTTGTGTATATGACTAAATCCAAGCATTTCATGTTTTTTACTTTAGGCCTGCTGGAATCATCATAAGAAGCCCTCTCGTTTCCTCTATTTT of Daucus carota subsp. sativus chromosome 3, DH1 v3.0, whole genome shotgun sequence contains these proteins:
- the LOC135151075 gene encoding uncharacterized protein LOC135151075; amino-acid sequence: MSPISPEDASEEFILRVAMSCKLHPSKNNGMYSSNPIVMAIYGARRYLAYARLTDKVWTEVFFPIMAPFIEDIACYKGKFYALNGRGDLFVCDIDDNSETQGRAKGTKIFSRPTDLDIGINYDNSRTYLVESEFGFWLVVREFKAKYFKAPHRARVKYRTCNFTLWKMELKYSDHPSELPSCTCIPENNLGDQALFIGRATCLSLPSSQYIRPNCIYFTDDTEVSFHKGGGHDMGIFNMETHTIEPFFQGKSIHPISPPLWYI
- the LOC135146758 gene encoding protein DEFECTIVE IN MERISTEM SILENCING 3-like — translated: MVCKTLDSVKAMESYDKEGLVNKYAGIHRLGTSIRRTIDGRFLVICLEYLSPYVGDCINDDPQKMPDIPKPRSPNGGIPHGFIDDAVNMINIDRENLFNVTRDGYGLRETLFYDLFSHVQVYQTREDMIQAVPWIRNGALSLDGGMIMNKGVYALGDV
- the LOC108212064 gene encoding structural maintenance of chromosomes flexible hinge domain-containing protein GMI1-like isoform X1 gives rise to the protein MTHHHYSIKKSRVVWSVELHHQFVAPANQLGTERWSKGDEVYENMWDLTPDVELLRDLPQEYAFETALAYIIDNSLQAIWSKKNKDRLIRVDISKDKISIFDNGPGMDASEENSIVKWGKMGLSLHRSSRGQAIGGKPPYLKRELETGTLSQKEAVVDASKKLQDALKQEGLTIKKHEDNINF
- the LOC108212064 gene encoding structural maintenance of chromosomes flexible hinge domain-containing protein GMI1-like isoform X2 translates to MTHHHYSIKKSRVVWSVELHHQFVAPANQLGTERWSKGDEVYENMWDLTPDVELLRDLPQEYAFETALAYIIDNSLQAIWSKKNKDRLIRVDISKDKISIFDNGPGMDASEENSIVKWGKMGLSLHRSSRGQAIGGKPPYLKKEAVVDASKKLQDALKQEGLTIKKHEDNINF
- the LOC108212064 gene encoding structural maintenance of chromosomes flexible hinge domain-containing protein GMI1-like isoform X3, producing MTHHHYSIKKSRVVWSVELHHQFVAPANQLGTERWSKGDEVYENMWDLTPDVELLRDLPQEYAFETALAYIIDNSLQAIWSKKNKDRLIRVDISKDKISIFDNGPGMDASEENSIVKWGKMGLSLHRSSRGQAIGGKPPYLKKLQDALKQEGLTIKKHEDNINF